The Leishmania panamensis strain MHOM/PA/94/PSC-1 chromosome 12 sequence genome includes the window ttctcctctctccctctctcgcttttgcCTTCACCGACGTCTtcaccgccccctctccccactcccaTTTTAGACTTCATGCGTCAAGGTGCTCttccctcacacacgcgcttTCCCACgctcgtttctctttctctcgctctcttcactcACCGTCCGCGCTTGCAGCTCACATTAGGGGCTGACAGAGGTCCACACACGAACCCACCGCCCCACGCTTGGCGCATCCTTCCTCCGTCGCTGTATTTTCAGCCATGTCGGCAGGGAACCGCACCGTGTACTCGCACCTTTTCCGGCCATGCCGCGTAGGCCAGCCGACCATGAAGAACCGTATGGTCATGGCACCGCTGACGCGGTGCCGCGCCGATGACAACCACGTGCCCACTGCCATCATGGCGGAGTACTACGGCTCTCGGGCCTCGATGGGGATGATTATCACGGAGTCTATCATGGTTCAGCGCAACTACTCAGGCTTCGCGTATGAGCCCGGCCTGTACTCGGCAGAACAGGTGGAATCGTGGCGCACTATCACAGAGGCCGTTCACGCACGTGGTGGGCTGATCGCAGCTCAGCTTTACCATCCAGGCCGCGCCACCACACCGGCAAACCTCACGTCAGGCGACTTGGCTCCGATGGGCCCCTCCGCGGTGGGCATTCCTCCTGAGGCGGAGCAGTGCATTGCGCAGTGGAGTCGTGACGGCAAGGCTCAGGCCTACCCCCAGCTCATCCATGCCATGACACTGGCCGAGatcggcgctgcggtgaagTTCTTCACCCGCGCGGCTCTCAACGCAATGGCGGCCGGCTTCGACGCGGTGGAAATTCACGCCGGTGGCGGTTACTTGCTCGACTCGTTCCTGCGGGATTCGTCGAACCAGCGCACCGATAagtacggcggcagcgtggcGAACCGCTCTCGCTTTCTGCTGGAGGTCCTCGACGCAGTTGCAGCGGCAATCAAGCCAGATCGCGTTGGTGTGCGACTGACCCCGCTGGACACCTTCAATGGCCAGAAGGACAGCCATCCCGAGGCACTCACCGCGTACGTGTGCGAGCAGCTCGACGCTCGCAAAATTGCCTTCGTCGACGTCGTCCGTGGTGACCCGAGGGCCAATGTGCCAGGGAGCGCAGAGGTGTGGGTACGCCGCTCCTTCGGTGGCGCTGTCTTGGCGAGCCACGGGTACACATCGCTGGAGATGGCCGAGCAGGCGATCGCGGACGGAACTGTCGACGCCGTGCTCTTCGGCATGCAAGCCCTCGCGAACCCCGACCTCGTCTGGCGAGTGCTCACAAACACCCCGCTTAACCGCGCCCATGCGCCAACCTTCTTTACCCGGGGCAGCAAGGGGTACATTGACTACCCCATCTGCGAGCCGCACAGCTTCTCCGAGCCGCACGTTGTGGCGGGCATCACGATCCCCTCTGAGGGGAGTAAAGGTAGTCGCTTGTCATGCcagcgcgccaccgccatgcCAATGCCAGCGAAGGGGCGTCCGTACGTTTCAGTAtcgcagccgctgcttcttggcgcgacgacgatgaagaACCGTCTGGTCATGGGGCCGATACCTCGCCAGCGTTGcgacgagcagcag containing:
- a CDS encoding n-ethylmaleimide reductase-like protein (TriTrypDB/GeneDB-style sysID: LpmP.12.0820), yielding MSAGNRTVYSHLFRPCRVGQPTMKNRMVMAPLTRCRADDNHVPTAIMAEYYGSRASMGMIITESIMVQRNYSGFAYEPGLYSAEQVESWRTITEAVHARGGLIAAQLYHPGRATTPANLTSGDLAPMGPSAVGIPPEAEQCIAQWSRDGKAQAYPQLIHAMTLAEIGAAVKFFTRAALNAMAAGFDAVEIHAGGGYLLDSFLRDSSNQRTDKYGGSVANRSRFLLEVLDAVAAAIKPDRVGVRLTPLDTFNGQKDSHPEALTAYVCEQLDARKIAFVDVVRGDPRANVPGSAEVWVRRSFGGAVLASHGYTSLEMAEQAIADGTVDAVLFGMQALANPDLVWRVLTNTPLNRAHAPTFFTRGSKGYIDYPICEPHSFSEPHVVAGITIPSEGSKGSRLSCQRATAMPMPAKGRPYVSVSQPLLLGATTMKNRLVMGPIPRQRCDEQQCPTAMMVAYYARRASYGLIISEPCEVQPGYHTYVRGAGISTKAQVLAWRQVTDAVHEKGGIMYCQLHHGGRATLQCNIASGTDTRAVGPTMQGISPDCRCPAAFAADGKVQSYPVDVVALSAERLKWIVQLYVAAAKNAMLAGFDGVEVHAGGGYLIDQFLRRCSNTRNDDYGGSPADRCRLLDEIVDAVAAAVGRRRVGVRISPTDLSKGMKDTDREVVTETVATHMGERKIAYITVASGSDGYYHGPMPASLLQTALRCFGGVVLCDDNISLAEAEKRIATDAVQGVCITLGAIANPDIINRAIHGAEPDESDLCTLFTHNSDGYDSYLTYAEMRKEARVGKARQSAENSAGHPPAMLNGVTCVAADKDSATLNSPTTHKSHGAVKSASRGTKSTPPTQDTGSRRVSTAAHSVSAEFNRGPQALLRPDNRAIRRHSVTLR